The following proteins are co-located in the Lacticaseibacillus paracasei subsp. paracasei genome:
- a CDS encoding YneF family protein, whose translation MLITVLVGIIALLVGLAGGFFGARAYMKKYFQDNPPVNEEMLRTMMMQMGQKPSAKKLNQMMAQMKQAQRNAK comes from the coding sequence TTGTTAATCACAGTACTTGTGGGGATCATTGCCTTACTGGTCGGCTTGGCAGGCGGTTTCTTCGGGGCACGGGCTTACATGAAGAAGTATTTTCAGGATAATCCGCCTGTGAACGAAGAAATGCTGCGCACGATGATGATGCAGATGGGTCAAAAACCATCTGCTAAGAAACTGAACCAGATGATGGCGCAAATGAAACAAGCCCAACGTAACGCTAAGTAA
- a CDS encoding DUF896 domain-containing protein gives MAEQPKERLDRINELAKKDRSVGLTPEEKIERQQLREAYLKDFRAGLRDQIEHTQVFDKKGKELTSKKVQKIQREHGWRKD, from the coding sequence ATGGCAGAACAACCAAAAGAACGACTGGATCGTATCAATGAATTAGCTAAAAAAGATCGCAGTGTTGGTTTGACGCCCGAAGAGAAAATCGAGCGTCAACAATTGCGCGAGGCTTATTTAAAGGACTTTCGTGCCGGATTGCGAGATCAAATCGAGCATACTCAGGTCTTTGATAAAAAAGGCAAGGAGCTCACTAGCAAAAAAGTTCAAAAGATTCAACGTGAACACGGTTGGCGAAAAGATTAG
- a CDS encoding putative DNA-binding protein encodes MEIEKNYRMNSLFEFYGPLLTDKQHAYLALYYGDDYSLGEIATEFNVSRQAVYDNIRRTEASLEEYEKKLHLFANYQAQNEAVDTLVSYARTHYPDDKALSTLLERVADQTAK; translated from the coding sequence ATGGAAATCGAAAAAAATTATCGCATGAACTCGCTGTTTGAGTTTTACGGGCCGTTATTGACGGACAAACAGCACGCCTATCTGGCATTATATTACGGTGATGATTACTCACTCGGCGAGATTGCAACCGAGTTTAATGTCTCGCGTCAGGCCGTGTATGACAATATTCGACGCACTGAGGCCAGCTTGGAAGAATATGAAAAGAAGTTGCATCTTTTCGCCAACTATCAAGCGCAAAATGAAGCTGTAGATACGTTAGTGAGTTATGCGCGTACACATTATCCAGACGACAAGGCATTAAGTACCTTATTAGAACGAGTCGCGGATCAAACCGCGAAATAG
- the rimM gene encoding ribosome maturation factor RimM (Essential for efficient processing of 16S rRNA) gives MPDYYDIGTIVNTHGIRGEVRVLVTTDFPADRFKVGNTVYVATSPKTALTIQSVREHKGLTLLTFKDYTDINQVLPFKGKKLQVTETALQPLDEGSYYYKDIIGLTVIDEQGQTLGKVNEILSPGPNDVWVIPRSGKSDILLPFLKSVVQSIDLDQKVAHVIVPEGLIDDAD, from the coding sequence ATGCCAGATTATTATGACATCGGCACCATTGTGAACACGCACGGTATTCGTGGCGAAGTACGCGTCCTTGTCACGACAGATTTCCCGGCCGATCGTTTTAAGGTTGGTAACACTGTTTATGTGGCAACATCACCCAAAACTGCCTTGACGATTCAATCCGTGCGAGAACACAAGGGGCTCACCTTGCTGACCTTTAAGGATTACACCGATATTAATCAAGTCCTGCCATTTAAAGGCAAGAAACTGCAAGTTACCGAGACAGCGTTACAACCGCTGGACGAGGGAAGTTACTATTACAAAGACATTATCGGCTTAACGGTTATTGATGAACAAGGTCAGACGCTCGGCAAAGTCAATGAAATCTTAAGCCCGGGTCCCAATGACGTATGGGTTATTCCTCGTAGCGGTAAAAGCGATATTTTACTGCCTTTCCTAAAATCCGTTGTCCAGTCCATCGACTTAGATCAGAAAGTGGCGCATGTGATCGTGCCGGAAGGGTTGATTGACGATGCAGATTGA
- the ftsY gene encoding signal recognition particle-docking protein FtsY — protein sequence MGLFDAIKKAFTGDEPETPEENKYDEGLEKSRSSFGEKLNALFANFRSVDEDFFDNLEEMLIESDVGFETAVKLSDDLREEVKLKNAKDPKAVSRVIVEKLVDMYGDAGKDEDNALHFAESGPSVFLFVGVNGAGKTTTVGKLAHQLKEEGKRVLLVAADTFRAGAIQQLQEWGRRVDVPVVATKEGGDPAAVVFDGVKRAKDEQFDVVLVDTAGRLQNKVNLMNELNKIKRVIVRELPDAPQEVLLVLDATTGQNALNQAKEFNQTTKITGIVLTKLDGSGKGGIVLAIRNELHVPVKLVGLGEKMDDLQAFDPTKFVAGLFKGLIQVEA from the coding sequence ATGGGACTTTTTGATGCGATCAAAAAGGCGTTTACCGGTGATGAACCGGAAACGCCTGAAGAAAATAAATATGATGAGGGCCTAGAAAAAAGCCGCAGCAGTTTTGGTGAAAAACTCAATGCACTGTTTGCTAATTTTCGTAGTGTCGACGAAGACTTTTTTGACAATCTTGAAGAGATGCTGATTGAGTCTGATGTCGGCTTTGAAACGGCAGTTAAGCTTAGTGACGACCTGCGTGAAGAAGTTAAGCTTAAAAATGCCAAAGACCCTAAGGCCGTTTCCCGTGTGATTGTGGAGAAGCTGGTGGATATGTATGGCGATGCTGGTAAGGATGAAGACAATGCCCTACATTTTGCTGAATCAGGGCCAAGTGTGTTCCTGTTTGTCGGCGTCAACGGTGCTGGTAAGACAACAACGGTCGGCAAGCTTGCCCACCAGCTAAAGGAAGAAGGTAAGCGGGTTCTGCTAGTTGCTGCCGATACATTCCGTGCTGGCGCCATCCAGCAATTGCAGGAATGGGGTCGCCGGGTTGATGTACCTGTCGTTGCCACGAAAGAAGGCGGCGATCCGGCCGCGGTGGTTTTTGATGGTGTCAAACGCGCCAAGGATGAGCAATTTGATGTTGTGCTTGTTGATACAGCTGGCCGATTGCAAAATAAGGTCAACTTGATGAATGAGCTTAACAAAATCAAGCGGGTCATTGTCCGCGAATTGCCGGATGCACCCCAGGAAGTCTTGCTGGTTCTGGATGCGACAACCGGTCAAAATGCACTTAATCAGGCTAAGGAGTTTAATCAAACAACTAAAATCACTGGAATTGTTTTGACAAAACTTGACGGTTCAGGGAAAGGCGGAATTGTGTTGGCAATCCGCAATGAACTGCATGTACCGGTCAAACTTGTCGGCCTTGGTGAAAAGATGGACGACTTACAAGCTTTTGATCCAACCAAATTTGTGGCCGGACTATTTAAGGGTTTGATTCAGGTCGAAGCTTAA
- the rplS gene encoding 50S ribosomal protein L19 has translation MNPLIQEITKKQLRDDIPDFRPGDNVRVHAKIVEGERERIQLFEGVVIKRHGVGISATYTVRKISNGVGVERTFPLHSPRVEKIEVTRHGQVRRAKLYYLRALRGKAARIREKRR, from the coding sequence ATGAACCCATTGATTCAAGAAATTACCAAGAAACAGTTACGCGATGACATTCCAGACTTCCGTCCTGGTGATAACGTCCGTGTCCATGCCAAGATCGTTGAAGGCGAACGCGAACGTATACAGCTCTTCGAAGGCGTTGTTATCAAGCGTCACGGCGTTGGCATTTCCGCTACTTATACAGTACGTAAGATCTCAAATGGCGTTGGTGTGGAACGGACATTCCCGTTACATTCACCACGTGTTGAAAAGATCGAAGTTACCCGTCACGGCCAAGTGCGTCGGGCAAAGCTCTACTACCTGCGCGCATTACGTGGGAAAGCAGCTCGTATCCGCGAAAAGCGTCGTTAA
- a CDS encoding ABC transporter ATP-binding protein, which produces MGIFRKLGWYFKQEWRRYLLGVTFLLLVALVNLIPPKVIGDLVDAMSKSRLTSSHLAWMLGLLLFSGVAQYLFRFGWRNAIWGGAAKLERTLRTRLFWHFMKMDATFYQKHRTGDLMAHATNDLNAVQNVAGAGILTLFDSMITGGTTIIAMVLVVDWRLTIVAILPMPLLAVMARKLGTRLHAAFSESQAAFSRLNDKTQESVSGIKVIKTFGQEAEDTADFNQIVDHTVQINRRVNMIDALFDPTTSLIMGLTYVITIIYGGWQVVHGQITIGQLVSFVTYVSALVWPMFAIGRLFNILERGNASYDRVDELLQEKSTILEAKDAITTPAHGDIRYQINKFSYPDDQQVALSRVHFTLPEGHTLGIVGKVGAGKSTIFKLLLREFDNYDGVIEFGGHNIKDYSLDALLDSIGYVPQDNFLFSTTVADNIRFSAFEKGQQDVEQAAKESAVHEDIKKFAAGYDTLVGEKGVSLSGGQKQRLSIARAVINAPELLILDDALSAVDAKTEEEILANMKQDRAHKTTIIAAHRLSSVMHADEILVLENGQVIERGTHEQLITKHGWYAEMWAKQEMEAAEEGESLGK; this is translated from the coding sequence GTGGGAATCTTTAGAAAATTAGGTTGGTATTTTAAACAAGAATGGCGCCGGTATTTGCTCGGCGTTACTTTTTTGCTGCTCGTGGCCTTGGTGAATTTGATTCCGCCAAAAGTTATTGGGGATCTCGTTGATGCGATGAGCAAATCTCGGTTAACCAGCAGTCACTTGGCGTGGATGCTGGGGTTATTGCTGTTTTCCGGGGTTGCCCAGTATTTATTCCGGTTTGGCTGGCGTAATGCGATCTGGGGTGGCGCTGCGAAGCTTGAACGAACGTTACGTACGCGGCTATTTTGGCACTTTATGAAAATGGACGCCACGTTTTATCAAAAACACCGTACTGGGGATTTGATGGCGCATGCGACCAATGACCTGAACGCGGTGCAAAACGTTGCCGGGGCCGGTATTTTAACCTTGTTCGACTCCATGATTACTGGCGGCACCACCATCATTGCGATGGTGTTGGTCGTTGACTGGCGGTTGACGATTGTTGCCATTTTGCCAATGCCATTATTGGCGGTGATGGCACGAAAACTCGGCACCCGCTTGCATGCGGCTTTTTCTGAATCGCAGGCGGCTTTTTCACGTTTGAATGATAAAACGCAGGAAAGTGTCAGCGGCATTAAAGTCATTAAAACATTTGGCCAGGAAGCCGAAGATACGGCAGATTTTAATCAAATTGTCGACCATACCGTGCAAATTAATCGGCGCGTGAATATGATTGATGCCTTATTTGATCCAACGACAAGTCTGATCATGGGCTTAACCTATGTCATCACGATCATCTATGGCGGCTGGCAGGTCGTTCATGGACAAATCACGATTGGCCAACTGGTTTCCTTTGTGACGTATGTGTCAGCATTAGTGTGGCCGATGTTTGCGATTGGCCGATTGTTTAACATTCTAGAACGTGGGAATGCCAGTTATGATCGGGTCGATGAACTGTTGCAGGAAAAGTCGACTATCCTTGAAGCCAAAGACGCGATTACGACACCAGCGCATGGCGATATTCGTTATCAAATCAATAAATTTAGTTATCCGGATGATCAACAGGTCGCTTTAAGCCGTGTCCATTTTACGCTGCCTGAAGGTCACACGCTAGGGATTGTCGGCAAGGTCGGCGCCGGGAAAAGCACTATTTTTAAGTTGCTTTTACGCGAGTTTGATAACTACGATGGCGTGATTGAGTTTGGCGGCCATAATATCAAAGATTATTCACTGGACGCCTTGTTAGATTCGATCGGTTATGTGCCACAGGACAACTTCTTATTCTCGACAACAGTTGCCGATAACATTCGCTTTTCAGCGTTCGAAAAGGGACAACAGGATGTTGAGCAAGCGGCTAAAGAAAGTGCTGTTCACGAGGACATTAAAAAGTTTGCGGCTGGCTATGACACGCTGGTGGGTGAAAAAGGAGTCAGTCTGTCAGGCGGTCAAAAGCAACGGCTGTCTATCGCACGAGCAGTGATCAACGCGCCTGAACTCTTGATTCTCGATGATGCCTTGTCTGCAGTGGATGCTAAAACCGAAGAAGAAATTTTAGCCAACATGAAGCAGGATCGTGCCCATAAGACGACAATCATTGCTGCTCATCGTCTCAGCTCAGTGATGCATGCGGATGAGATTCTCGTCCTTGAAAATGGTCAGGTGATTGAGCGCGGGACTCATGAACAATTAATTACCAAGCATGGCTGGTATGCCGAAATGTGGGCAAAACAAGAAATGGAAGCAGCGGAAGAAGGTGAATCACTTGGCAAGTAA
- a CDS encoding KH domain-containing protein, with protein sequence MVDIGSLIQAIVTPLVTQPEAVKVTAHETGDYMAFDLAVAPEDVGRVIGKQGRVAQAIRTIVYSVKSPYNKRVRLNILDASHAE encoded by the coding sequence ATGGTGGATATCGGCAGCTTGATTCAAGCAATCGTCACCCCGTTGGTTACACAACCAGAAGCCGTCAAGGTGACTGCGCATGAAACAGGTGATTACATGGCCTTTGATTTGGCTGTGGCACCTGAAGATGTCGGCCGCGTCATCGGCAAACAAGGTCGGGTTGCGCAAGCGATCCGAACCATTGTATATAGTGTCAAAAGCCCGTACAACAAGCGGGTGCGGCTCAATATTTTGGATGCATCGCATGCAGAATAA
- the ffh gene encoding signal recognition particle protein — protein sequence MAFEGLSERLQKAFSGLRRKGKVSESDIRDAMREIRLALLEADVNFDVVKTFIKNVRTKALGAEVLESLTPSQQIIKIVNDELVKTMGEAAVPLNKAPHIPTVIMMAGLQGAGKTTTVGKLSKYLMDNDSARPLLIAADVYRPAAIDQLQTIGKQLNVPVFEMGTDVDPVEIVRQGLATAKENKNDYVLIDTAGRLQIDEKLMNELKNIKELAHPNDILLVVDAMTGQAAVDVAKGFNEQLDITGVVLTKLDGDTRGGAALSIRAVTGKPIKFIGQGEKMDALDVFYPDRMANRILGMGDMLTLIDKAQKNYDEKQAMEMAEKIRENSFDFNDFLDQMDQISKMGPLEDIMKMIPGMANNKALANVKMDPKDIAHMKAIVYSMTPQEREDPDLLNPSRRRRLAAGSGRPVVEVNRMIKQFNQSKQMMNQMSKGNMKGLDGLMGGGVSGKLGKMAMNSMVRKQKKNKKRRLKNAKRFHS from the coding sequence ATGGCATTTGAAGGATTATCAGAACGACTGCAGAAGGCTTTCAGCGGACTGCGGCGTAAGGGTAAGGTCAGTGAAAGTGATATTCGCGATGCAATGCGCGAAATTCGCTTGGCTTTGTTGGAAGCCGACGTCAATTTTGATGTTGTCAAAACATTTATTAAAAACGTCCGCACCAAGGCGCTTGGCGCTGAAGTGCTTGAAAGTTTAACCCCATCACAGCAGATCATTAAAATCGTCAATGACGAGTTGGTCAAGACGATGGGCGAGGCGGCAGTGCCACTGAACAAGGCACCACATATTCCGACTGTCATCATGATGGCTGGTTTGCAAGGGGCCGGAAAAACCACAACTGTCGGTAAGTTGTCCAAGTATCTGATGGACAATGACAGTGCGCGGCCATTATTGATCGCTGCTGACGTTTACCGGCCAGCAGCGATTGATCAGTTGCAGACTATCGGCAAACAGCTCAACGTGCCAGTTTTCGAAATGGGAACCGACGTTGATCCGGTCGAAATTGTTCGCCAAGGGTTGGCGACTGCCAAAGAAAATAAGAATGATTATGTACTGATCGATACTGCCGGCCGACTGCAGATTGACGAAAAGCTCATGAACGAGCTGAAAAACATCAAGGAACTAGCCCATCCTAACGACATTTTGCTTGTCGTTGATGCCATGACTGGGCAAGCCGCGGTTGATGTTGCTAAAGGCTTCAATGAGCAGCTAGATATCACCGGTGTTGTCCTGACCAAACTGGACGGGGATACTCGTGGCGGTGCCGCACTGTCCATTCGTGCCGTCACTGGCAAGCCGATCAAGTTCATTGGTCAAGGTGAAAAGATGGATGCGCTGGATGTCTTCTATCCTGATCGCATGGCCAACCGAATTTTGGGCATGGGCGACATGCTCACCTTGATTGACAAGGCACAGAAGAATTACGACGAAAAACAAGCCATGGAAATGGCTGAAAAAATTCGCGAGAATTCTTTTGACTTCAATGATTTTCTGGATCAAATGGATCAGATTAGCAAAATGGGTCCGCTGGAAGATATCATGAAAATGATCCCAGGAATGGCAAACAACAAAGCCTTGGCCAATGTCAAAATGGATCCGAAAGACATTGCCCACATGAAGGCGATAGTTTACTCGATGACACCGCAAGAACGCGAAGATCCAGATCTTCTCAATCCAAGTCGACGGCGGCGGTTGGCTGCAGGTTCTGGCCGGCCAGTGGTTGAAGTCAATCGGATGATTAAGCAGTTTAATCAAAGCAAGCAAATGATGAACCAGATGAGCAAAGGTAACATGAAGGGCCTCGACGGTCTCATGGGCGGCGGCGTTTCTGGCAAACTTGGCAAAATGGCGATGAACTCAATGGTCCGCAAACAAAAGAAGAACAAGAAACGTCGGCTGAAAAATGCCAAGCGTTTCCATTCCTAA
- the rpsP gene encoding 30S ribosomal protein S16: MAVKIRLKRMGSKRKPFYRIVVADSRSPRDGRFIEAVGYYNPLTNPVDLKLNEEDILNWLQKGAQPSDTVRNLLGSKGIMQKYHEARFAKK, from the coding sequence GTGGCAGTTAAAATTCGTTTAAAGCGGATGGGTTCAAAGCGTAAGCCTTTCTACCGGATCGTTGTAGCAGACTCACGCTCCCCGCGTGACGGTCGTTTCATCGAAGCCGTGGGCTATTACAACCCGTTGACTAATCCAGTCGATTTGAAATTAAATGAAGAAGATATTTTGAACTGGCTTCAAAAAGGCGCACAACCTTCAGATACTGTACGTAACTTGCTTGGTAGCAAGGGCATCATGCAGAAGTATCACGAAGCGCGCTTTGCCAAGAAATAA
- the trmD gene encoding tRNA (guanosine(37)-N1)-methyltransferase TrmD — protein sequence MQIDVLSLFPNMFEPLRESMIGKAIERELLNFDVVDYRSYSHDKHHHVDDTPYGGGAGMLLKPEPLFEAMDGVNERHPGPKRVILMDPAGKKFNHQAARALSQEDHLVFICGHYEGYDERIRTLVTDEYSLGDYVLTGGELPAMVMIDAIVRLLPGVLGNDESAHTDSFENGLLEYPQYTRPPEYRGMKVPEVLQNGNHQLIARWRQKESLRRTYLRRPDLLKTITLDQTAQKLLREVKTEEATKAAEARLKNQS from the coding sequence ATGCAGATTGATGTTTTAAGTCTTTTTCCGAATATGTTTGAGCCGTTGCGCGAAAGCATGATCGGCAAGGCGATTGAACGCGAGCTACTTAATTTTGATGTGGTGGATTATCGCAGCTATAGTCATGACAAGCATCATCATGTTGATGACACGCCATATGGTGGCGGTGCAGGCATGTTGCTGAAACCAGAACCGCTATTTGAGGCGATGGATGGTGTCAACGAGCGTCACCCCGGTCCAAAGCGAGTCATTTTAATGGACCCGGCTGGTAAGAAGTTCAACCATCAAGCCGCTCGAGCGTTATCGCAAGAAGATCATCTCGTCTTCATCTGTGGCCACTACGAAGGCTACGATGAACGCATCCGCACGCTTGTCACCGATGAATATTCATTAGGCGATTACGTTCTCACTGGTGGTGAACTCCCTGCTATGGTCATGATTGACGCTATTGTCCGTCTCCTGCCAGGCGTTCTCGGCAATGATGAAAGTGCCCACACCGATAGCTTCGAGAACGGTCTCCTCGAGTATCCGCAATACACCCGGCCTCCAGAATACCGGGGGATGAAAGTGCCCGAAGTCCTCCAAAATGGCAATCACCAACTCATCGCTCGCTGGCGCCAAAAGGAAAGCCTTCGCCGCACCTATCTTCGCCGTCCAGATCTCTTGAAAACCATTACGCTCGATCAAACTGCTCAAAAACTCTTGCGAGAAGTTAAAACAGAAGAAGCTACTAAGGCGGCAGAAGCAAGATTGAAGAATCAATCCTGA